GCTGACGGCTCGCAAGAGCTGAGGAAACTCCTCCCTCATTCCTGGACCAGGTGTGTAAAAACTGGGGTGAGAACCCCAAATGGGGCGCAGAAACGACACAGCCCATGACGAGAATGATTTCCTAGGGAATGACGTTGTCCTGGGATCTGATGAAACGGCCTCATCCTGGAGCAAGTCCAAATACCGGGATCGGTTGTTCAGGACCGCTCGGAGGTAGGACGCATAGGTGAATGCCGCATAAAACAGAAGGAGGGTTATTGCCTTCACCTGACTCCCTATTCTTAAAATCATAAGGCTTATATCCTTGTCGGCATTTTACTATTGGATTAAAATGAACGCAAAGTCAATCGGAATTGTGATACTCATTTCTCTTTTACTAAACGGCTTTGTATTTGCGATACCATGTGATACGGGCAGTAAGGAGAGTTTTTTTCATGAAGAACATGGTGCTGCAGAACCCCAGGCTTTTCAGGCAGATGATGAATACGGAATTCAATGGGAAAAGGATTACGGCAAACTCTGGTGGTGGTCAGCCCGATATGAAGGCCCGCAGCCCGTGGGCGACGCGGACAATGACGGTAAAAATGAATTGCTCATAGGGGGTAGAGATCCTTTCATGCGTGTAATGAAATGGGATGAGAGTAAGCAGACATATTATGAACAGCAAAAAATTATTGATCCGGTATTTGGCATTGGCTACGGCATATGGGTTCGCTTGGGAAGCAATTATTACAATGTACCACAGCCGTTTGGTTCAGCTACTGGCTTCAGCATTGCCGACATTGACAATGATGGGGAGAATGAAATCGGCGTTGCATGGGGTTGCCATTTTTCTGCATTCAAGTGGAACGGGCAGCGATACCAACTCATGGGACGGTACATTGTAATCTCCGAGAGGCAGGGTCAATATGGAACAACACTTGATTGTGTAGTGGGAGATTATGACAATGATGGGAAAAACGAAGTTATTGTTACTGGAGGGTATGATGTCACTCCAGAATTGGTGGCGATACAATGGGACGGAAATGAATTTGTTGAAGAAGCGTCGTGGAGCGACGATGACCGCGGTGCCATATTTTTCCCCTGGATTGCAGATGTCGATGGCGATGGAAAAAATGAGGTGATATGCGGGGCCGGCAGAAAATTGGTTGTTCTTGACTGGAATGGGGAAGAATTTGTATCGACAGTCCTTGCCAAATTCAACCATCATGTTTTTGGTTGTGTGGCCAAAGACAGCGATGGAGACGGCATTCCAGAGATACATGTCACTTTCAGGTACCCGGAATTGCAGATATGGAAATGGAATGGAAGCGGCTACGAAAAAATATGGGAAGAAATATGGTACGGTGAAGAGGATACAATAGAGGCAATAGATATCGGGGATGTAGACGATGACGGTATTCCCGAAGTATGTGTTGGCACAAATTACATACATATACTGCAGTGGAACGGAAGCAGTTACGAGGAAGAGCACATTATAACGAATACGTACGGTCTGCTTGCTGTAACATGTGTTGGTGACTTTGACAATGACGGCAAAAACGAGATAAATGCAGGGGCAGTAGGTGTTTCGGAAGGTGAATCGTACATGTCGTGGATTTTTAAGTACGGGTGGAGCTGATCTGCGTGTCAACAGACGTTATTTTCTTTTTTTACATAGCGATTATTCTTCCTGTTGCTTCTTTTGTATATTTTGCATATTCTCTCACCAACATCGAAACGTTATGGGTGGCTATTGGAACCATCGTCTTGTGGGGAGCAATGATTCCTTATCCTGTTTACTGGTATTTAAAAAAGAAGATGATTTCATCGTAGA
The Candidatus Thermoplasmatota archaeon genome window above contains:
- a CDS encoding FG-GAP-like repeat-containing protein, which produces MNAKSIGIVILISLLLNGFVFAIPCDTGSKESFFHEEHGAAEPQAFQADDEYGIQWEKDYGKLWWWSARYEGPQPVGDADNDGKNELLIGGRDPFMRVMKWDESKQTYYEQQKIIDPVFGIGYGIWVRLGSNYYNVPQPFGSATGFSIADIDNDGENEIGVAWGCHFSAFKWNGQRYQLMGRYIVISERQGQYGTTLDCVVGDYDNDGKNEVIVTGGYDVTPELVAIQWDGNEFVEEASWSDDDRGAIFFPWIADVDGDGKNEVICGAGRKLVVLDWNGEEFVSTVLAKFNHHVFGCVAKDSDGDGIPEIHVTFRYPELQIWKWNGSGYEKIWEEIWYGEEDTIEAIDIGDVDDDGIPEVCVGTNYIHILQWNGSSYEEEHIITNTYGLLAVTCVGDFDNDGKNEINAGAVGVSEGESYMSWIFKYGWS